A genomic segment from Nicotiana tabacum cultivar K326 chromosome 7, ASM71507v2, whole genome shotgun sequence encodes:
- the LOC107770926 gene encoding uncharacterized protein LOC107770926: MADALSEDQISELREAFWVIDKDCDGVIRMEELAAVIQSLNENPTKEEIQEMVNEVDPDGDGTIDFEDFLNIMARKLKDNVSEELKEAFKVFDRDQDGFISANELRNVMMNLGERLTDEEAQQMIREADLDGDGLVSYEEFVKIMII, from the exons ATGGCTGATGCATTGTCAGAAGACCAAATTTCTGAGCTTCGTGAAGCCTTCTGGGTTATCGACAAGGATTGTGATG GGGTGATAAGAATGGAGGAACTTGCGGCAGTAATCCAATCTTTAAATGAAAATCCAACCAAAGAAGAGATTCAAGAAATGGTAAACGAAGTGGATCCTGATGGTGATGGCACCATTGATTTTGAAGATTTCTTAAATATCATGGCTAGAAAGCTCAAG GACAACGTATCAGAGGAGCTAAAAGAAGCATTCAAAGTATTTGATCGAGATCAAGATGGATTTATTTCTGCTAATGAG TTAAGAAATGTGATGATGAATTTGGGAGAAAGATTGACAGATGAAGAAGCCCAACAGATGATCAGAGAGGCAGATCTTGATGGAGATGGTCTTGTTAGCTATGAGGAATTTGTTAAGATCATGATTATTTGA